Proteins from a genomic interval of Desulfovibrio piger:
- a CDS encoding PEP/pyruvate-binding domain-containing protein, with protein MSIFTRLRHLLGGQKELSPEDLAREEELKKQLRERCARFRRLLSSNKNALEIMSEVEEALAGSRPFGMSYVRGAGTRAATAVYQMVRELNALSDNQYESLQTAFNDVSGRITDVLERKSLVTDGPLLLPLTDIRLGDMPQVGGKMANLGEVSANVGLAVPDGFAVTVNAYHAFMEYNGLRDEISRRIQSADMDSMDDLFSLSAALQQCILNAPLPPQLEQAIEEAVAGMVERCGSELRLALRSSAVGEDALGVTFAGQYRSELNVLPEEACEVWKEIVASKYAVTAMSYRFQRGIPDEAAPMSVGVLSMVQALAGGVAYSRDPVASRQGRGQVTLNAVPGLPQAVVDGAVTPDVFAFSRQNPPELLEKHIAYKAFRLDCAPEAAQGVSRSDLEGEAAVRPSLTDAQARELAQVALALEEFYNEPQDVEWALEPYEGNTRIVVLQSRPLFESAPDQVEEAPAAVAGEEDPGDLPVLAQGGMAVSSGVAVGPVFVARKDADMLSFPRGGILVIERAQPRWATLLSRAAGLISETGGMAGHLASVAREYKLPALFSLKDASHLLENAGEVTLLADRGTVLAGSHPELIPAGATPPNLMAGSPVYQRLKELAALMTPLHLLDPDSPDFSPANCTSLHDITRFCHEKAVGLMFDSEAALNRNMGKQLKVGVKLQYWVIDMDDGFKRSVNGPLVELGDIACKPMLALWNGMVAVPWAGPPATSASGFMSVVFESTMNRELESTAPTAMADKNFFIIASRYMILQARYGYHFCTVECLAGEDEHENFVSFQFKGGAADVSRRILRARMLADLLESHGFRVDIKNDSMFAVAEAYNAEETLRRTRLIGYLLIHSRQVDMIMKDTVRAAALKEKLAGDMATLMAKPLQFS; from the coding sequence ATGTCCATATTCACACGATTGCGACACTTGCTGGGCGGGCAGAAAGAGCTGAGCCCCGAGGATCTGGCACGCGAGGAAGAGCTGAAAAAGCAGCTCCGTGAACGTTGTGCCCGGTTCCGTCGCCTGCTGTCCTCCAACAAGAACGCGCTCGAGATCATGAGCGAAGTGGAAGAGGCCCTGGCCGGTTCGCGACCCTTCGGCATGAGCTATGTTCGCGGTGCCGGTACGCGGGCGGCAACGGCCGTGTACCAGATGGTACGCGAGCTCAACGCGCTTTCCGACAACCAGTACGAAAGTCTGCAGACCGCTTTCAATGATGTCAGCGGCCGCATCACCGATGTGCTGGAGCGGAAGAGCCTGGTCACGGACGGCCCCCTGCTGCTGCCCCTGACGGACATCCGTCTGGGGGACATGCCGCAGGTCGGCGGCAAGATGGCCAATCTTGGCGAAGTCTCCGCCAATGTGGGGCTGGCCGTGCCTGACGGTTTTGCCGTGACGGTCAACGCCTATCATGCCTTCATGGAATACAACGGGCTGCGTGACGAGATCTCCCGCCGCATCCAGAGCGCGGATATGGACAGCATGGACGATCTGTTCAGCCTGTCGGCCGCATTGCAGCAGTGCATCCTCAACGCGCCCTTGCCGCCGCAGCTAGAGCAGGCCATCGAAGAGGCCGTGGCGGGCATGGTGGAACGTTGCGGCAGCGAGCTGCGCCTTGCCCTGCGCAGCAGCGCCGTGGGCGAAGATGCTCTGGGCGTGACCTTTGCGGGTCAGTACAGGTCGGAATTGAATGTCCTGCCCGAAGAAGCCTGCGAAGTCTGGAAGGAGATCGTGGCCAGCAAGTACGCGGTCACGGCCATGAGCTACCGTTTCCAGCGCGGCATCCCGGATGAGGCTGCGCCCATGAGTGTGGGCGTGCTCAGCATGGTGCAGGCGCTGGCCGGCGGTGTGGCCTACAGCCGCGACCCCGTGGCCAGCCGGCAGGGAAGGGGACAGGTAACGCTCAATGCCGTTCCCGGGCTGCCCCAGGCTGTGGTGGACGGGGCCGTCACGCCGGACGTGTTCGCTTTCAGTCGCCAGAATCCGCCGGAACTGCTTGAAAAGCATATCGCCTACAAGGCGTTCCGCCTGGATTGCGCTCCCGAGGCGGCGCAGGGCGTCAGCCGTTCCGATCTGGAAGGCGAGGCGGCTGTCCGTCCCAGTCTGACGGATGCCCAGGCCCGCGAGCTGGCGCAGGTGGCCCTGGCGCTGGAAGAATTCTACAACGAGCCGCAGGATGTGGAATGGGCGCTGGAACCCTATGAGGGCAACACGCGTATCGTGGTCCTGCAAAGCCGTCCGCTATTCGAGAGCGCGCCCGACCAGGTGGAGGAAGCCCCGGCGGCAGTGGCCGGAGAAGAAGACCCCGGCGATCTGCCCGTCCTGGCACAGGGCGGTATGGCCGTCAGCTCCGGGGTGGCTGTGGGACCTGTTTTCGTGGCCCGCAAAGATGCGGACATGCTTTCTTTCCCGCGAGGCGGCATACTGGTCATCGAACGGGCGCAGCCCCGCTGGGCCACGCTGCTTTCACGGGCTGCGGGCCTGATCAGCGAAACGGGCGGCATGGCCGGGCATCTGGCCTCTGTGGCACGGGAATACAAGCTCCCGGCCCTGTTCAGTCTGAAGGATGCCAGCCATCTGCTGGAAAATGCCGGTGAGGTCACGCTGCTGGCCGACCGGGGCACGGTACTGGCCGGGAGCCATCCCGAATTGATCCCGGCAGGAGCGACGCCCCCCAACCTTATGGCCGGGAGCCCCGTCTATCAGCGCCTCAAGGAACTGGCGGCCCTGATGACGCCCCTGCATCTGCTGGACCCGGATTCACCGGATTTCTCGCCGGCCAATTGCACCAGCCTGCACGACATCACCCGCTTCTGCCATGAAAAGGCCGTGGGGCTGATGTTCGACAGCGAGGCGGCCCTCAACCGCAACATGGGCAAGCAGCTCAAGGTGGGCGTCAAGCTGCAATACTGGGTCATCGACATGGATGACGGCTTCAAGCGCAGCGTCAACGGACCGCTGGTTGAGCTGGGGGACATCGCCTGCAAACCCATGCTGGCCCTGTGGAACGGCATGGTGGCCGTGCCCTGGGCCGGGCCGCCGGCGACCAGCGCCTCTGGCTTCATGAGCGTCGTGTTCGAGAGCACCATGAACCGGGAGCTGGAAAGTACGGCGCCTACGGCCATGGCTGACAAGAACTTCTTCATCATCGCCTCGCGCTATATGATCCTGCAGGCCCGGTACGGGTACCATTTCTGCACGGTGGAATGTCTTGCGGGCGAGGATGAGCACGAGAACTTCGTCAGCTTCCAGTTCAAGGGCGGGGCAGCGGACGTCAGCCGCCGCATCCTGCGTGCCAGGATGCTGGCCGACCTGCTGGAGAGCCACGGCTTCCGTGTGGACATCAAGAACGATTCCATGTTTGCCGTGGCGGAAGCGTACAACGCCGAAGAGACCCTGCGCCGGACGCGCCTGATCGGCTATCTGCTGATCCACAGCCGTCAGGTGGACATGATCATGAAGGATACCGTACGTGCCGCGGCCCTCAAGGAAAAGCTGGCCGGAGACATGGCAACGCTGATGGCAAAGCCCTTGCAATTCAGCTGA
- a CDS encoding response regulator — protein sequence MHALFVDDEVEFLQLMEKRLSRRGMTIVTAPDGQSALDIVTEAMKQPETMFQVVVMDVRMPGMDGLETLRHMKKIAPKLPVLLLTGHASLGVAVQGMDLGAYDYMLKPVAINELIIKMEEAVRAAA from the coding sequence ATGCACGCACTCTTTGTTGATGATGAAGTGGAATTCCTGCAGCTGATGGAAAAACGTCTGTCCCGCCGCGGCATGACCATCGTGACGGCTCCTGACGGGCAGAGCGCGCTGGATATCGTCACGGAGGCCATGAAGCAGCCCGAGACCATGTTCCAGGTAGTGGTCATGGACGTGCGCATGCCCGGCATGGATGGGCTGGAAACGCTGCGCCACATGAAGAAGATCGCCCCCAAACTGCCTGTGCTGCTGCTGACGGGCCATGCCTCCCTCGGTGTGGCCGTGCAGGGCATGGATCTGGGGGCTTACGACTATATGCTGAAGCCCGTGGCCATCAACGAGCTGATCATCAAGATGGAGGAGGCGGTTCGCGCCGCTGCGTGA
- a CDS encoding sensor histidine kinase, whose amino-acid sequence MPSTREYRRIFRRLFVTHLGLALLPLVALGIFSIDRINSIYDEKISAGIEAVCSSKHRALDTFLHERVSQIKTLAFTHDLAELRDPDRLSRIFTVMQQSGRSFVDLGIIGMDGRHISYVGPFDLRDANYVNAPWFTEVLRKGVFVSDVFMGFRNVPHFIIAVLRHEGGESFIMRATIDMEAINSLLQRVYSGERSDAFLINEQGVLQTDSRDYGRILEHFDVTLPNVLRQGIALVPLPSQPGDSGSKEPLAAMMHLDSMPWLLVVVDDVRESLAPLHRLRIYILLFVGLGAVLVTVGAFLGTRYIVSCLTAADRKQAHIDARMLQSSKMAALGKMAAGVAHEVNNPLMLIQENAGWIRDLLQDENPKNMVNYDEIMESTDKIEKHVQRAKGITQRMLGFGRRMNPGRSEIMVNVLVDQATEFLKTEARGRNITIEKDFSADVPVILSDSAQLEQVFINIIDNAIDAIGKNGSIAVRTEPWEDGARIYFKDTGPGMDEETMQRIFDPFFTTKAVGEGTGLGLAICFTILEKLGGRIEVSSVVGQGTTFCISLPAEPPSQPLETSEDA is encoded by the coding sequence ATGCCTTCCACACGGGAATACAGACGCATCTTCCGCCGTCTGTTCGTCACGCATCTGGGGCTTGCCCTTTTGCCGCTGGTGGCACTGGGGATCTTCAGCATAGACCGCATCAATTCCATCTATGATGAAAAGATCTCTGCCGGTATCGAAGCCGTTTGCAGCAGTAAACACCGGGCGCTGGATACCTTTTTGCATGAGCGCGTTTCCCAGATAAAAACGCTGGCCTTCACGCATGACCTTGCCGAATTGCGGGATCCCGACCGGCTGAGCCGTATCTTCACGGTCATGCAGCAGAGCGGGCGCTCCTTCGTGGATCTTGGCATCATCGGCATGGACGGCCGCCACATCTCCTATGTGGGGCCGTTCGACCTGCGTGATGCCAACTACGTCAATGCGCCCTGGTTCACCGAGGTACTGCGCAAGGGCGTTTTCGTCAGCGACGTGTTCATGGGCTTCCGCAATGTGCCGCATTTCATCATCGCCGTCCTGCGTCATGAAGGGGGCGAGAGCTTCATCATGCGTGCCACCATCGACATGGAAGCCATCAACAGCCTGCTGCAGCGCGTGTACTCCGGGGAGCGCAGTGACGCCTTCCTGATCAACGAGCAGGGCGTGCTGCAGACCGATTCCCGCGATTACGGCCGCATCCTGGAACACTTTGATGTCACCTTGCCCAACGTGCTGCGTCAGGGCATCGCCCTTGTGCCCCTGCCGTCCCAGCCGGGAGACAGCGGCAGCAAGGAGCCTTTGGCGGCCATGATGCATCTGGATTCCATGCCCTGGCTGCTGGTGGTGGTGGACGATGTGCGGGAAAGCCTGGCCCCGCTGCACCGCCTGCGCATCTATATCCTGCTTTTCGTGGGACTGGGTGCCGTGCTGGTCACGGTGGGTGCCTTCCTGGGGACGCGCTACATCGTCTCTTGTCTGACGGCCGCCGACCGCAAACAGGCCCATATCGACGCCCGCATGCTGCAATCCAGCAAGATGGCGGCTCTCGGCAAGATGGCCGCAGGCGTGGCCCATGAGGTCAACAATCCTCTCATGCTGATCCAGGAGAACGCCGGCTGGATCCGTGACCTGCTGCAGGACGAGAACCCCAAGAACATGGTCAATTACGACGAGATCATGGAGAGCACGGACAAGATCGAAAAGCACGTGCAGCGTGCCAAGGGGATCACGCAGCGCATGCTGGGCTTTGGCCGGCGCATGAATCCCGGCCGCTCGGAGATCATGGTCAACGTTCTGGTGGATCAGGCGACGGAGTTCCTCAAGACCGAGGCCCGCGGCCGCAATATCACCATCGAAAAGGACTTTTCCGCCGATGTGCCGGTCATCCTTTCCGATTCGGCCCAGCTGGAGCAGGTGTTCATCAACATCATCGACAATGCCATCGACGCCATAGGCAAGAATGGCTCCATCGCCGTGCGCACCGAACCCTGGGAAGATGGCGCACGCATCTACTTCAAGGATACGGGGCCGGGCATGGACGAAGAGACCATGCAGCGTATCTTCGATCCTTTCTTCACCACAAAGGCAGTGGGCGAGGGTACAGGGCTTGGCCTGGCCATCTGCTTTACGATTCTGGAAAAGCTTGGTGGCCGTATAGAGGTCAGCAGCGTTGTGGGGCAGGGGACGACATTCTGCATCAGCCTGCCCGCGGAACCGCCGAGCCAACCCCTTGAAACCAGCGAAGACGCTTAG
- a CDS encoding PEP/pyruvate-binding domain-containing protein, translating into MTSLEYTLCCDHPFGLHRVRALCTSVATQVYQCIQHLERLNPSQCKALYERFDHLQTAVASEVYPHVQLLEGPYIIPLEEAGRAAEAHLADKSTARLGELRRQSPDVVPDGFVVTAAGCMSLFAGTGMLEEMNRRIQAAGGYLPETLQDLSESLSELTESTPLPDRLVEEFCAALAELRKKCPGEMRLLFKGRLWPCMDDGEDTPGTDPGLLVWGPTVSLHASDMDILASLHTTLARKQQAQALVYRRARGLMEANARICITCLAVEEDSFGGMAHTANPIDLKGGNVHIYFCNGLPQDMEYSLVPVNVMHVSRTPPYKVSARCMHDAEDGSSFSDQAAADVAALAMELENMSGCPQSMVWLRTPSGRTQVLMARPMVIKARTQEEREDEAESRADDNLPAPLLTGGVTTSRGRACGPVVIARSWSDVLDFPDGGILVVQRDLYQWASLVDRAGAIIAEDGLLGSRLFSLAREFGIPAMFGLAGAMEKLTPGDKVTVCTEMGCVFTGQLDELLAQARPPRDYLPGSPVYRVLQHAAEHILPLTIDVDSVDFKAANCQTYHDIARYCHEKAVSAMFTLGSDKQYAAQRIKQLRDKVLKQFWVVNLNDGFGKVQPGPVIDVEDITSIPMQAIWHGMNAYPWQGPPPVDGKGFLSVLFEATANPNLDPAAQTAYFTEKNYFMVSRDYCSLHSRFGFHFVSVEARLGDRTPENYVAFQLRGGAANIERRILRVRFVADLLWEFGLTPVVRNDAVTARLEGMDMEEGQCLLAVAGYLTIHTRQLDMIMQDSAKVAATRKTMLNHCRILLTGGDLSQISAKEE; encoded by the coding sequence ATGACCTCACTGGAATATACCCTGTGCTGTGACCATCCCTTTGGCCTGCACAGGGTCCGGGCTCTGTGCACCAGCGTGGCCACGCAGGTGTACCAGTGCATCCAGCATCTCGAACGCCTCAATCCTTCCCAGTGCAAGGCCCTGTACGAACGCTTCGACCATTTGCAGACAGCGGTTGCCAGTGAGGTCTACCCGCATGTACAATTACTGGAGGGACCGTACATCATCCCGCTGGAAGAGGCGGGCCGTGCAGCGGAGGCCCATCTGGCCGACAAATCCACGGCCCGTCTTGGCGAGCTGCGCCGCCAGAGCCCCGATGTGGTCCCTGACGGTTTCGTGGTGACGGCCGCAGGCTGCATGAGCCTGTTTGCCGGTACGGGGATGCTGGAAGAGATGAACCGGCGCATCCAGGCCGCAGGGGGCTACCTCCCCGAGACCTTGCAGGATCTTTCGGAAAGCCTGAGCGAACTGACGGAAAGCACGCCGTTACCGGACAGACTGGTGGAAGAATTTTGTGCCGCGCTGGCGGAGCTGCGCAAAAAATGTCCGGGCGAGATGCGCCTGCTGTTCAAAGGGCGTTTGTGGCCCTGCATGGATGACGGCGAGGACACGCCGGGCACGGATCCCGGGCTGCTGGTCTGGGGCCCCACAGTCTCCCTGCATGCGTCCGATATGGATATCCTGGCTTCCCTGCATACGACGCTGGCCCGCAAGCAGCAGGCCCAGGCCCTGGTTTACCGGCGTGCCCGCGGCCTGATGGAAGCCAATGCCCGCATCTGCATCACCTGCCTTGCCGTGGAGGAGGACAGCTTTGGCGGCATGGCCCATACGGCCAACCCCATCGACCTGAAGGGCGGTAACGTCCATATCTATTTCTGTAACGGGCTGCCGCAGGACATGGAATACTCGCTGGTGCCCGTCAACGTGATGCATGTTTCCCGGACCCCGCCGTACAAAGTCAGCGCCCGATGTATGCATGACGCCGAGGACGGCAGTTCCTTTTCCGATCAGGCCGCCGCTGATGTGGCGGCCCTGGCCATGGAGCTGGAAAATATGTCCGGCTGTCCCCAGTCCATGGTCTGGCTGCGCACGCCGTCCGGCCGGACGCAGGTGCTCATGGCGCGCCCCATGGTCATCAAGGCCCGGACTCAGGAAGAGCGTGAAGACGAGGCCGAGTCCCGCGCGGATGACAACCTGCCCGCGCCCCTGCTGACCGGCGGCGTCACCACCAGCCGCGGCAGGGCCTGCGGCCCGGTGGTCATCGCCCGTTCCTGGTCTGATGTCCTGGATTTTCCTGACGGCGGCATCCTGGTGGTGCAGCGCGATCTGTACCAGTGGGCTTCGCTGGTGGACCGTGCCGGGGCCATCATCGCCGAGGACGGCCTGCTGGGCTCGCGCCTGTTCTCTCTGGCCCGCGAGTTCGGCATCCCGGCCATGTTCGGCCTGGCCGGAGCCATGGAAAAGCTGACCCCGGGCGACAAGGTGACGGTCTGCACGGAGATGGGCTGTGTCTTCACCGGCCAGCTGGACGAGCTGCTGGCCCAGGCCCGTCCGCCCCGCGACTATCTGCCCGGCAGCCCCGTGTACCGGGTGCTGCAGCATGCGGCGGAACATATCCTTCCCCTGACCATCGACGTGGACAGCGTGGATTTCAAGGCGGCCAACTGCCAGACCTATCACGATATCGCCCGCTACTGCCATGAAAAGGCCGTCAGCGCCATGTTCACCCTGGGGTCCGACAAACAGTACGCGGCCCAGCGCATCAAACAGCTGCGGGACAAGGTCCTCAAACAGTTCTGGGTCGTGAACCTTAATGACGGCTTCGGCAAGGTCCAGCCCGGCCCGGTCATCGACGTGGAGGACATCACCTCCATCCCCATGCAGGCTATCTGGCACGGCATGAACGCCTATCCCTGGCAGGGGCCCCCGCCGGTGGACGGCAAGGGCTTCCTTTCCGTGCTGTTCGAGGCCACGGCCAATCCCAATCTGGATCCGGCGGCACAGACGGCCTACTTTACGGAAAAGAATTATTTCATGGTTTCGCGCGACTATTGCAGCCTGCATTCGCGCTTCGGCTTCCATTTCGTCTCCGTCGAAGCCCGGCTGGGGGACCGTACGCCGGAAAATTACGTGGCCTTCCAGCTGCGCGGCGGGGCGGCCAATATCGAACGCCGCATCCTGCGGGTGCGCTTCGTGGCCGATCTGCTGTGGGAATTCGGCCTGACGCCGGTGGTCCGCAATGACGCCGTGACAGCGCGCCTTGAAGGCATGGATATGGAAGAAGGCCAGTGCCTGCTGGCTGTTGCAGGCTATCTGACCATCCATACCCGCCAGCTGGACATGATCATGCAGGACAGCGCCAAGGTGGCGGCGACCCGCAAGACCATGCTGAACCATTGCCGTATCTTGCTGACTGGTGGAGACCTTTCCCAGATTTCAGCCAAGGAGGAGTAG
- the mobA gene encoding molybdenum cofactor guanylyltransferase: MVRIAGVVLAGGRSRRMGRDKSLLRLGGDTAPTLLERSVALLRPLCEQVWVSCRAGQTYARQNCVPDLLPASGPICGVHAALVRARAEGIPAVLALSCDLPLMHTGMLRRLVAAFAASPRQSLMTAFMAPNGWTESLAAIYRVEAASFLEAAVARGHLKMREAVPLELQCFEKYGAEDARAFFNVNTPQDLQQAATALGGTIAQETGEKFAEIPDRA, from the coding sequence GTGGTACGGATCGCCGGTGTCGTTTTGGCGGGGGGGCGTTCCCGGCGTATGGGCCGGGACAAGAGCCTGTTGCGGCTGGGAGGGGATACTGCCCCGACCCTGCTTGAACGGAGCGTCGCCCTGCTGCGGCCGCTGTGTGAACAGGTCTGGGTCTCGTGCCGTGCCGGGCAGACGTATGCCCGGCAGAATTGTGTGCCGGATCTTCTGCCGGCTTCCGGCCCCATCTGCGGCGTCCATGCGGCTCTGGTCCGTGCCCGCGCGGAAGGTATCCCTGCGGTGCTGGCACTTTCGTGCGACCTGCCGCTCATGCATACGGGCATGTTGCGACGTCTGGTCGCAGCATTTGCCGCCTCTCCCCGCCAGTCCCTGATGACGGCCTTCATGGCGCCCAATGGCTGGACGGAATCCCTGGCCGCCATCTACCGGGTGGAGGCCGCCTCTTTTCTGGAAGCTGCTGTGGCCCGAGGGCATCTCAAGATGCGGGAAGCCGTGCCCCTCGAACTGCAATGCTTCGAAAAGTACGGGGCGGAAGACGCCCGTGCTTTTTTCAATGTCAACACACCGCAGGATCTGCAGCAGGCAGCAACCGCCCTGGGGGGGACCATAGCGCAGGAGACGGGTGAGAAATTTGCCGAAATCCCTGACCGGGCTTGA